Proteins found in one Siniperca chuatsi isolate FFG_IHB_CAS linkage group LG22, ASM2008510v1, whole genome shotgun sequence genomic segment:
- the LOC122870174 gene encoding uncharacterized protein LOC122870174 isoform X10 codes for MTCSILLLITLTSCVCGTFVVNVTQSSYQAEENEDITLEWTFTTKPDSSNSLNILCELITDHKASVLYHLHEGVEVPESQDGQFAGRVQCDRDVLREGRLRLHVSRLRTEDSGLYLCEVRTTYGGSFGKSRLTVTAETFVVNVTQSSYQAEENEDITLEWTFTTKPDSSNSLNIHCALITDHKVSVLYRLHEGVEVPESQDGQFAGRVQCDRDVLREGRLRLHVSRLRTEDSGLYLCEVRTTYGGGFGECRLNVTAARDRPEPERPNTESRGMIGLYCALGLTAAAAALGVCYCLFSHFQPGEQSPPSQSQPIELIPLSQSQPGEESPPSQSQPGEQSPPSQSQPGEQSPPSQSQPGEQSPPSQSQPGEQTPLIHSQPGEESPLSQPVSSDGSEQSYRSADGSEETV; via the exons atgacctgcagcatcctgctgctcatcaccctgacctcctgcgTCTGTG gaacatttgtagtgaatgtgacacagagcTCCTATCAGGCAGAGGAGAACGAGGACATCACACTGGAATGGACGTTCACAACCAAACCTGACAGTTCAAACTCCCTTAATATCTTATGTGAACTGATTACTGATCACAAGGCCTCAGTCCTGTATCATCTGCATGAAGGTGTTGAG GTCCCAGAGTCTCAGGATGGACAGTTTGCAGGACGAGTCCAGTGTGACAGAGACGTCCTCAGAGAAGGACGACTCAGACTTCATGTGTCCAGACTCAGGACTGAGGACTCGGGCCTGTACCTGTGTGAAGTGAGGACAACTTATGGTGGCAGCTTTGGTAAAAGCAGACTCACTGTCACTG cagaaacatttgtagtgaatgtgacacagagcTCCTATCAGGCAGAGGAGAACGAGGACATCACACTGGAATGGACGTTCACAACCAAACCTGACAGTTCAAACTCCCTTAATATCCACTGTGCACTGATTACTGATCACAAGGTCTCAGTCCTGTATCGTCTACATGAAGGTGTTGAGGTCCCAGAGTCTCAGGATGGACAGTTTGCGGGACGAGTCCAGTGTGACAGAGATGTCCTCAGAGAAGGACGACTCAGACTTCATGTGTCCAGACTCAGGACTGAGGACTCGGGCCTGTACCTGTGTGAAGTGAGGACAACTTATGGTGGCGGCTTCGGTGAATGCAGACTCAATGTCACTG CAGCGAGGGATCGGCCTGAACCTGAGAGACCCAACACAGAAAGTCGGGGAATGATCGGCCTCTACTGTGCACTgggactgacagcagcagcagcagcgctgggtgtttgttactgtttattCAGTCACTTTCAGCCTGGTGAACAAAGTCCACCCAGTCAGTCTCAGCCTATTGAACTAATTCCACTCAGCCAGTCTCAGCCTGGTGAAGAAAGTCCACCCAGCCAGTCTCAGCCTGGTGAACAAAGTCCACCCAGCCAGTCTCAGCCTGGTGAACAAAGTCCACCCAGCCAGTCTCAGCCTGGTGAACAAAGTCCACCTAGTCAGTCTCAGCCTGGTGAACAAACTCCACTCATTCACTCTCAGCCTGGTGAAGAAAGTCCACTCAGTCAGCCAGTCTCCAGTGATGGATCTGAGCAAAGTTAcagatcagcagatggatcagAGGAAACAGTTTGA
- the LOC122870174 gene encoding uncharacterized protein LOC122870174 isoform X3: protein MIVCQEKMTCSILLLITLTSCVCAGTFVVNVTQSSYQAEENEDITLEWTFTTKPDSSNSFYIYCERITDLKVSVLYDLQAGVEVPESQDGQFAGRVQCDRDVLREGRLRLHVSRLRTEDSGLYLCEVRTTYGGSFGKSRLTVTAETFVVNVTQSSYQAEENEDITLEWTFTTKPDSSNSLNIHCALITDHKVSVLYRLHEGVEVPESQDGQFAGRVQCDRDVLREGRLRLHVSRLRTEDSGLYLCEVRTTYGGGFGECRLNVTAARDRPEPERPNTESRGMIGLYCALGLTAAAAALGVCYCLFSHFQPGEQSPPSQSQPIELIPLSQSQPGEESPPSQSQPGEQSPPSQSQPGEQSPPSQSQPGEQSPPSQSQPGEQTPLIHSQPGEESPLSQPVSSDGSEQSYRSADGSEETV from the exons ATGATCGTCTGTCA ggagaagatgacctgcagcatcctgctgctcatcaccctgacctcctgcgTCTGTG caggaacatttgtagtgaatgtgacacagagcTCCTATCAGGCAGAGGAGAACGAGGACATCACACTGGAATGGACGTTCACAACCAAACCTGACAGTTCAAACTCCTTTTATATCTACTGTGAGCGGATTACTGATCTCAAGGTCTCAGTCCTTTATGATCTACAAGCTGGTGTTGAGGTCCCAGAGTCTCAGGATGGACAGTTTGCAGGACGAGTCCAGTGTGACAGAGACGTCCTCAGAGAAGGACGACTCAGACTTCATGTGTCCAGACTCAGGACTGAGGACTCGGGCCTGTACCTGTGTGAAGTGAGGACAACTTATGGTGGCAGCTTTGGTAAAAGCAGACTCACTGTCACTG cagaaacatttgtagtgaatgtgacacagagcTCCTATCAGGCAGAGGAGAACGAGGACATCACACTGGAATGGACGTTCACAACCAAACCTGACAGTTCAAACTCCCTTAATATCCACTGTGCACTGATTACTGATCACAAGGTCTCAGTCCTGTATCGTCTACATGAAGGTGTTGAGGTCCCAGAGTCTCAGGATGGACAGTTTGCGGGACGAGTCCAGTGTGACAGAGATGTCCTCAGAGAAGGACGACTCAGACTTCATGTGTCCAGACTCAGGACTGAGGACTCGGGCCTGTACCTGTGTGAAGTGAGGACAACTTATGGTGGCGGCTTCGGTGAATGCAGACTCAATGTCACTG CAGCGAGGGATCGGCCTGAACCTGAGAGACCCAACACAGAAAGTCGGGGAATGATCGGCCTCTACTGTGCACTgggactgacagcagcagcagcagcgctgggtgtttgttactgtttattCAGTCACTTTCAGCCTGGTGAACAAAGTCCACCCAGTCAGTCTCAGCCTATTGAACTAATTCCACTCAGCCAGTCTCAGCCTGGTGAAGAAAGTCCACCCAGCCAGTCTCAGCCTGGTGAACAAAGTCCACCCAGCCAGTCTCAGCCTGGTGAACAAAGTCCACCCAGCCAGTCTCAGCCTGGTGAACAAAGTCCACCTAGTCAGTCTCAGCCTGGTGAACAAACTCCACTCATTCACTCTCAGCCTGGTGAAGAAAGTCCACTCAGTCAGCCAGTCTCCAGTGATGGATCTGAGCAAAGTTAcagatcagcagatggatcagAGGAAACAGTTTGA